A genomic window from Ascaphus truei isolate aAscTru1 chromosome 1, aAscTru1.hap1, whole genome shotgun sequence includes:
- the LOC142470217 gene encoding olfactory receptor class A-like protein 1 translates to MKLSANITEIIACSILIFVSIVGNAILIYCTWRCISRRVPTSFALIFSLAIVHLCKNLVVNTMNIVSSAGIRFNSAGCKVGRFTASVTTTLEIWFTLYMAVFYCIKLQRVVYPLRTAPNGKWRKHHLIAMLALWIAAIAVCCPYLVFSGNVENMPQQNASSFFHHSFLYEECQVTFRDTEVELYYGQIFMVIIDLLPLAILGIASFRIVLLFREKKKAVYGNIWIGHDATETEVLRASKIIVFLMFLVTSLWVSHYIWVYYLKYTMSWYFTPAVLAVLFSGYSSLSPYLLMLINYKISLKLRSLRSFCCPYNKKKNSPDGQKSIVEDPIVEE, encoded by the coding sequence ATGAAGCTTTCGGCAAACATCACTGAAATCATAGCCTGCTCCATTTTAATCTTTGTGAGCATAGTTGGAAATGCCATATTGATTTATTGCACCTGGAGATGCATCAGTAGACGTGTGCCAACATCCTTTGCACTCATTTTCAGCCTCGCAATCGTTCATCTATGCAAGAACCTGGTAGTCAATACTATGAACATTGTTTCCAGTGCTGGAATTCGCTTTAATTCTGCTGGTTGTAAAGTGGGAAGATTTACTGCATCAGTGACTACCACACTGGAGATATGGTTTACATTGTATATGGCTGTATTCTACTGTATTAAACTCCAACGAGTTGTATATCCATTGAGGACAGCTCCAAATGGCAAGTGGCGCAAACATCACCTGATAGCCATGTTGGCTTTGTGGATTGCTGCAATTGCAGTTTGCTGTCCGTATCTGGTATTTAGTGGGAATGTGGAAAATATGCCACAACAAAATGCCTCTTCTTTCTTTCATCACAGCTTTCTTTATGAGGAGTGCCAGGTTACATTCAGAGACACAGAGGTGGAATTGTACTATGGACAAATATTCATGGTTATCATTGACCTCCTTCCGCTGGCAATTTTAGGCATAGCAAGTTTTCGCATCGTGCTTCTGTTTCGAGAGAAAAAGAAGGCCGTATATGGGAATATTTGGATTGGGCACGATGCTACAGAGACAGAAGTTTTAAGGGCATCCAAGATAATCGTATTTTTAATGTTCCTGGTCACATCCCTATGGGTTTCCCATTATATCTGGGTCTATTACTTAAAATACACAATGTCTTGGTATTTTACTCCAGCAGTGCTTGCGGTTTTGTTTTCTGGATATTCTAGTCTCAGTCCATACTTACTTATGCTGATAAATTACAAAATCAGTTTAAAGCTGAGGTCTCTGAGGTCTTTCTGCTGTCCatataacaaaaaaaagaacTCCCCTGATGGTCAAAAATCTATAGTCGAAGATCCCATTGTTGAAGAATGA